In one window of Gemmatimonadota bacterium DNA:
- a CDS encoding VOC family protein — MQLGAFSISLAVKDIHASIAFYEKFGFRVFGGDPERRWAILKNGDALIGVFQGMFDKNILTFNPGWDTSAQPLPSFTDVRELQRQLKAQGVTLMPEADEGTTGPASFVAVDPDGNPVLVDQHR, encoded by the coding sequence GTGCAGCTCGGTGCATTCTCCATCAGCCTCGCCGTCAAGGATATCCACGCCTCGATCGCGTTCTACGAGAAGTTCGGGTTCAGGGTCTTCGGCGGCGACCCCGAACGCCGCTGGGCCATCCTCAAGAACGGGGACGCCCTGATCGGGGTGTTTCAGGGGATGTTCGACAAGAACATCCTCACCTTCAATCCGGGCTGGGACACCAGCGCCCAGCCCCTGCCCAGCTTCACCGACGTGCGCGAGCTGCAGCGCCAGCTCAAGGCGCAGGGCGTCACGCTCATGCCCGAGGCCGACGAGGGCACCACGGGCCCGGCGAGCTTCGTGGCCGTGGACCCCGACGGCAACCCGGTCCTCGTGGACCAGCACCGCTGA
- a CDS encoding serine hydrolase codes for MLLAAFNVEAAPAQQPAPGRDWPTAAPARVGLNAAVLDSIDAEITAGRYGLVDRMLVIRHGTVAYDRSYVQDYDAAYGDSARATNPLNAGDLSGPYNYFNPWWHPYYRRGTLHTLQSVTKTITSVIIGVAVTRGGLPSIDTPVLAWFDTARVANIDERKRRMTVRHLLTMTGGLSWNENLPYIDPNNTGSALEASPDWVQFTIDRPMMREPGTEFNYSSGESALLAHVFRRATGMDIEEYAARHLFGPLGIRQWFWKRSPSGTADTEGGLYLEARDLARIWYLFLRAGEWNGTRVVSPEWVRASVTPAVSVSPAPGAPKYGYLWWLYPDPLDDARSIWGGSGFGGQWPMAFPDLDLVVVFNSWNILPGRGGLPIRQLRERLARAVVGR; via the coding sequence ATGCTTCTCGCGGCCTTCAACGTGGAGGCCGCGCCGGCACAACAGCCGGCACCGGGCCGCGACTGGCCTACCGCCGCGCCGGCGCGGGTAGGGCTCAACGCCGCCGTGCTCGATTCGATCGACGCCGAGATCACGGCCGGCAGGTATGGCCTGGTGGACCGGATGCTGGTGATCCGGCACGGCACCGTGGCGTACGACCGGTCCTACGTCCAGGACTACGACGCCGCCTACGGTGACTCCGCCCGGGCGACCAATCCCCTCAACGCCGGCGACCTGAGCGGCCCCTACAACTACTTCAATCCGTGGTGGCATCCGTACTACCGCCGCGGCACCCTGCACACCCTGCAGTCGGTGACCAAGACCATCACCTCGGTGATCATCGGGGTGGCCGTGACGCGCGGGGGACTTCCCTCCATCGACACGCCGGTGCTGGCCTGGTTCGATACCGCGAGGGTGGCCAACATCGACGAGCGCAAGCGCCGGATGACGGTGCGCCACCTGCTCACCATGACCGGCGGGCTCTCCTGGAACGAGAACCTGCCCTATATCGACCCCAACAACACCGGCAGCGCGCTCGAGGCAAGCCCCGACTGGGTGCAGTTCACCATCGACCGGCCGATGATGCGGGAACCGGGGACGGAGTTCAACTACAGCAGCGGGGAGAGCGCGCTGCTGGCGCACGTCTTCCGGCGGGCCACCGGGATGGACATCGAGGAGTACGCGGCGCGACACCTCTTCGGCCCGCTCGGCATCCGCCAGTGGTTCTGGAAGCGCTCGCCGAGCGGCACCGCGGATACCGAGGGCGGCCTGTACCTCGAGGCTCGCGACCTGGCGCGGATCTGGTACCTGTTCCTGCGGGCGGGCGAGTGGAACGGGACCCGGGTGGTCTCGCCGGAGTGGGTCCGGGCGTCGGTGACGCCGGCGGTCAGCGTGAGCCCGGCACCCGGGGCCCCGAAGTACGGCTACCTCTGGTGGCTCTACCCGGATCCGCTGGACGATGCCAGGTCCATCTGGGGCGGGTCCGGCTTCGGGGGCCAGTGGCCGATGGCCTTTCCCGACCTCGACCTGGTGGTGGTGTTCAACAGCTGGAATATCCTGCCCGGGCGCGGCGGCCTGCCGATCCGGCAGCTGCGGGAGCGGCTGGCGCGGGCGGTGGTGGGGCGATAG
- a CDS encoding CPBP family intramembrane metalloprotease produces the protein MPASHRASSTGAVPVLRRVALFWVAYFVILFLAAIPRGMAPPPWAQLAWGLVATPPLLALAVFLARREVPALGTIGASPAGHDVVPLFGGMLLGFASYAAVLVAISLLVTPIRLAAAPAPAAGPLLLAVGTVFVLAYMEELGFRGYTLRALQGALGTWPAQGLVALAFGLSHLAFGWEWNQVLYGVLPSAGLFGAVAHRSGGLAMPTGVHAAMNLAREATGSGATRRSGRSWRTRRPPRGWPHRRRRSGWW, from the coding sequence ATGCCTGCGTCCCACCGCGCGTCTTCCACCGGCGCCGTCCCGGTCCTGCGCCGCGTGGCGCTGTTCTGGGTCGCCTACTTCGTCATCCTGTTTCTCGCCGCCATTCCGCGAGGCATGGCCCCGCCGCCCTGGGCCCAGCTGGCGTGGGGCCTGGTGGCCACACCGCCGCTCCTGGCACTCGCGGTGTTCCTCGCGCGGCGGGAGGTGCCGGCGCTCGGCACGATCGGGGCGTCGCCCGCCGGACATGACGTGGTGCCGCTGTTCGGCGGCATGCTCCTGGGCTTCGCGAGCTACGCCGCGGTCCTGGTGGCGATCTCCCTGCTGGTGACCCCGATCCGGCTGGCGGCGGCCCCGGCGCCGGCGGCGGGGCCCCTGCTGCTCGCGGTGGGCACGGTCTTCGTCCTCGCCTACATGGAGGAGCTGGGCTTCCGTGGCTACACGCTCCGGGCGCTCCAGGGCGCGCTGGGGACGTGGCCGGCACAGGGGCTGGTGGCGCTGGCGTTCGGGCTGTCGCACCTCGCGTTCGGGTGGGAGTGGAACCAGGTGCTCTACGGCGTGTTGCCGAGCGCGGGGCTGTTCGGGGCGGTGGCCCACCGGTCGGGGGGGCTGGCCATGCCCACCGGGGTGCACGCGGCGATGAACCTTGCCCGGGAGGCCACGGGGAGCGGGGCAACACGCCGCTCTGGACGATCGTGGCGGACGAGGCGGCCGCCGCGCGGCTGGCCACATCGGCGCCGACGATCGGGCTGGTGGTGA
- a CDS encoding cyclase family protein, translating to MATPARLIDVSHTVEHGMITYKGLPAPVICDFLSREASRARYAPGTEFQIGKIEMVANTGTYIDSPFHRYAHGKDLAALPLTSLADLDCLVARVEPGQGRAIDRLPFRADEVRGKAVLIHTGWDRHWRTDQYFEGHPYLTGELAEWLARAGVTLVGIDSFNIDSVDTGERPVHTTLLGQDIPIVEHLSALGQLPDRGSRFFAVPVKVKGFGTFPIRAFAMA from the coding sequence ATGGCCACCCCCGCACGGCTCATCGACGTGAGCCACACCGTGGAACACGGGATGATCACCTACAAGGGCCTCCCGGCCCCGGTGATCTGTGATTTCCTGAGCCGCGAGGCCTCGCGCGCAAGGTACGCGCCGGGCACGGAGTTCCAGATCGGCAAGATCGAGATGGTGGCCAACACCGGCACCTACATCGACAGCCCGTTCCATCGCTACGCGCACGGCAAGGACCTCGCGGCGCTCCCCCTCACCTCCCTCGCCGACCTCGATTGCCTGGTGGCGCGGGTGGAACCGGGGCAGGGCCGCGCCATCGACCGGCTGCCGTTCCGCGCCGACGAGGTCCGTGGCAAGGCCGTGCTGATCCACACCGGCTGGGACCGGCACTGGCGGACCGACCAGTACTTCGAGGGGCACCCGTACCTCACCGGGGAGCTCGCGGAATGGCTGGCGCGGGCGGGGGTGACGCTGGTGGGGATCGACTCCTTCAACATCGACAGCGTGGACACCGGCGAGCGGCCGGTGCACACCACCCTCCTCGGGCAGGACATCCCGATCGTGGAACACCTCTCGGCGCTCGGCCAGCTGCCGGACCGAGGCAGCCGGTTCTTCGCCGTCCCGGTCAAGGTGAAGGGCTTCGGGACCTTCCCGATCCGGGCATTCGCGATGGCGTAG
- a CDS encoding endonuclease/exonuclease/phosphatase family protein, producing the protein MRLVAWNCCTGPLERKLARLAALAPDLAVIPECPRLPQSPGSHVWIGHNPRKGLGVIARPPWRIRRATRRTNLPRYLLPLRVTGPESFLLWAVWACHDGADRYVRGTHRAVASSRRLIGSAPTVMLGDFNSNAIWDHEHPAGLSHSALVRVLDGLGLVSAYHDHSGEPHGQERRPTFYEYRHAHRPYHLDYCFLPHAWAGRVTGVEVGAHAEWAGSSDHMPLIVDVAAPGADRV; encoded by the coding sequence TTGCGCCTCGTCGCCTGGAACTGCTGCACCGGCCCGCTGGAGCGGAAGCTCGCCCGGCTTGCGGCGCTCGCGCCGGACCTCGCCGTGATCCCGGAGTGCCCGCGCCTGCCGCAGTCGCCCGGGTCACATGTCTGGATCGGGCACAACCCGCGAAAGGGACTCGGCGTCATCGCGCGGCCGCCCTGGCGCATCCGCCGGGCCACCCGGCGGACCAACCTGCCGCGCTACCTGCTGCCGCTCCGGGTGACGGGGCCCGAGTCGTTCCTCCTGTGGGCGGTGTGGGCCTGCCACGACGGCGCCGATCGCTACGTGCGCGGAACGCACCGGGCGGTGGCGTCGTCCCGGCGGCTGATCGGGTCCGCGCCCACCGTGATGCTCGGCGACTTCAACTCCAATGCGATCTGGGACCACGAGCACCCCGCGGGCCTCAGCCACTCCGCGCTGGTCCGCGTGCTCGACGGCCTCGGCCTGGTGAGCGCGTACCACGACCACTCCGGCGAGCCGCACGGACAGGAGCGCCGGCCGACCTTCTACGAGTATCGCCACGCCCACCGGCCCTACCACCTCGACTACTGCTTCCTGCCGCACGCCTGGGCGGGCCGCGTGACCGGGGTCGAGGTCGGCGCGCACGCCGAGTGGGCGGGGAGCAGCGACCACATGCCGCTCATCGTGGACGTGGCGGCGCCCGGCGCGGATCGCGTGTAA
- a CDS encoding DUF1801 domain-containing protein — MAYEAKTKATKLSVASYLDAIKDPARRKDCKTLATLMTRVTGCKPVLWGASIVGFDQYHYKYASGHEGDSCVVGFSNRKGDISVYLLGGYESATAQRLLKRLGKHKTGKACLYLPGLAGVDLAALEELISRSVADTRKRYAPAKGASR, encoded by the coding sequence GTGGCATACGAAGCCAAGACCAAGGCCACGAAGCTGAGCGTGGCCAGCTACCTCGACGCTATCAAGGACCCGGCGCGACGGAAGGACTGCAAGACCCTCGCGACGCTCATGACGCGGGTCACCGGCTGCAAGCCGGTGCTGTGGGGCGCGAGCATCGTGGGGTTCGACCAGTACCACTACAAGTACGCCAGCGGGCACGAGGGTGACAGCTGCGTGGTGGGATTCTCCAACCGCAAGGGCGACATCAGCGTCTACCTGCTCGGCGGCTACGAGTCGGCCACGGCCCAGCGGCTGCTCAAGCGGCTGGGCAAGCACAAGACCGGCAAGGCGTGCCTCTACCTGCCCGGGCTCGCGGGGGTGGACCTGGCGGCGCTGGAGGAACTGATCAGCCGCTCGGTGGCCGACACCCGCAAGCGGTACGCGCCGGCAAAAGGGGCATCGCGGTAG
- a CDS encoding ankyrin repeat domain-containing protein, producing MSRTLTPHSRLEHFTREAKRWLKALRAGSTDARARLARALEHLPTAPTLRDIQHALAREFGLPGWTALREALATRPAADPSEATLISRFLDNACPDHHVRGHADFRRARHTALRLLDRFPDLAGATLQTEIVCGDLDAVREALAEQPELARRRAGEPGPGRGGVGQSGDLYRDLGPKGWEPLLYLCYARLPLPAAEANAVAIATALLDAGADPNAYFPAGDCRYTALVGVMGEGEEDRPPHPAREALARLLLWRGADPYDNQVIYNLHLDGRVLWWLELIHERTVALGRGADWDDPEWPFLDMGGYGSGARWHLDIAIKHHDLPLATWCLAHGANPNAAPARSTMFPQYSLYETAVRAGATDIAELLAQHGATVGPVRLDPVGALASAAMRLDRAEAARLVAGTPRLRSVHHPIFHAAEANRADAVEVLLDAGISPDIEGPRGFRPLHAAAYRNALDVVRLLLARGAAVDAVEHAHGGTPLGHAVYAGHEAMIDLLAGHSRDLGRLVFVGKVERVRQLLAEHPELGKAGGGGESALMWLPTDNEANALELARLLLAHGADPGARNRDGQTAADRAESVGMYDLARVLREAAAGTSRPTQADYDEKVAALLEAYHTGTPRAMERHWRQTWHRRAWEGMRRYVQLDLGRQEGDADLEADLTVDDARYLVAREYGFEGWAALTAFTAQPPRAGMVLAKPMGLGRVGEGGDLELVAPEREWDRVRDRLVTESFSGLGGHGQLTDALLAELPRVESLQMLDLSGCRGVTDRGLRSLAALPGLRRLNLSGTPITDAGLAVLRELPALQVLELGSTRVTDAGMTHLAACDGLVHLDLTGTATGDGAIAALAGKSRLRRFHSGRGVTDAGLALLHQVPGFRTWHDEPRRMELLSPVAQPNHLVLRGTFTDRGLATLVGLDGLYSLNVDDPGLAITGAGLAPLRALPHLEWLACQADDATMLTIAALPALRFLSVQDTATGDDGWVALSRSRTLERIWGRHCPNLGNRGFRALAELPALAGLSVNCRHVDDDTLALLPRFPALRELMPMDIPDEGYRHIGRCETLESVVLMYCRDTGDRATGHLAGMPRLRRYFASYTRITDRTPELLSRVEALEEVEFSSCAGLTDAGLTHPARLPRLRSLKVSGGRRVTGSFAGAFGDGVRVRHSSW from the coding sequence ATGTCCAGGACCCTCACGCCCCACAGCCGTCTCGAGCATTTCACCCGCGAAGCGAAGCGCTGGCTCAAGGCGCTCCGCGCCGGGAGCACCGACGCGCGCGCGCGGCTGGCCCGCGCGCTCGAGCACCTGCCGACCGCGCCCACCCTGCGCGACATCCAGCACGCGCTCGCCCGTGAGTTCGGGCTGCCCGGCTGGACCGCGCTCCGCGAGGCGCTGGCCACGCGACCCGCCGCCGACCCGAGCGAAGCCACCCTGATTTCCCGCTTCCTCGACAACGCCTGCCCCGATCACCACGTGCGGGGACATGCCGACTTCCGGCGCGCGCGGCACACCGCGCTCCGGCTGCTCGATCGCTTCCCTGACCTGGCCGGGGCCACGCTCCAGACCGAGATCGTCTGCGGCGACCTCGACGCCGTCCGGGAGGCGCTGGCGGAGCAGCCCGAGCTGGCCCGGCGGCGCGCCGGGGAGCCGGGGCCGGGCCGCGGCGGCGTGGGGCAGAGCGGCGACCTCTACCGCGACCTGGGCCCCAAGGGGTGGGAGCCACTGCTGTACCTGTGCTACGCCCGGCTGCCGCTGCCCGCGGCCGAAGCCAATGCGGTGGCCATCGCGACGGCGCTGCTCGACGCCGGCGCCGATCCCAACGCCTATTTCCCGGCCGGCGACTGCCGCTACACCGCCCTCGTGGGGGTGATGGGCGAGGGCGAGGAGGACCGGCCCCCGCACCCGGCGCGCGAGGCGCTGGCCCGGCTGCTCCTGTGGCGCGGCGCCGACCCCTACGACAACCAGGTCATCTACAACCTGCACCTCGATGGCCGCGTACTGTGGTGGCTCGAGCTCATCCATGAGCGCACCGTCGCCCTCGGGCGCGGCGCGGACTGGGACGACCCGGAGTGGCCGTTCCTCGACATGGGCGGCTACGGCAGCGGAGCCCGGTGGCACCTGGACATCGCGATCAAGCACCACGACCTGCCGCTGGCCACGTGGTGCCTGGCCCACGGCGCCAATCCCAACGCGGCGCCGGCCCGCAGCACGATGTTCCCCCAGTACTCCCTGTACGAGACGGCGGTGCGGGCCGGCGCCACCGACATCGCCGAGCTGCTGGCGCAGCACGGCGCGACGGTCGGCCCGGTCCGGCTCGACCCCGTGGGAGCGCTCGCGAGTGCAGCGATGCGGCTCGACCGCGCCGAGGCCGCGCGGCTGGTGGCCGGGACGCCCCGGCTCCGGTCCGTCCACCATCCGATCTTCCATGCGGCGGAGGCGAACCGGGCGGATGCGGTGGAGGTCCTGCTCGACGCCGGCATCTCCCCCGACATCGAGGGCCCGCGGGGGTTCCGGCCGCTCCATGCGGCGGCGTACCGCAACGCGCTCGACGTGGTGCGGCTGCTGCTGGCGCGCGGGGCCGCGGTGGACGCGGTGGAGCATGCCCACGGAGGGACGCCGCTGGGCCACGCGGTGTACGCGGGGCACGAGGCCATGATCGACCTGCTCGCCGGCCACAGCCGGGACCTCGGGCGGCTGGTGTTCGTGGGCAAGGTGGAGCGGGTGCGACAGCTGCTCGCCGAGCATCCCGAGCTGGGCAAGGCGGGCGGGGGCGGCGAGTCAGCGCTCATGTGGCTGCCCACGGACAACGAGGCCAATGCCCTCGAGCTGGCGCGCCTGCTGCTGGCCCATGGCGCGGACCCGGGCGCGCGGAACCGGGATGGCCAGACCGCCGCCGACCGGGCCGAGTCGGTGGGGATGTATGACCTGGCGCGGGTGCTCCGTGAGGCGGCCGCGGGGACCTCGCGCCCCACCCAGGCCGACTACGACGAGAAGGTGGCCGCGCTGCTCGAGGCCTATCACACCGGTACCCCGCGGGCCATGGAGCGGCACTGGCGGCAGACCTGGCACCGCCGGGCGTGGGAGGGCATGCGGCGCTACGTGCAGCTCGACCTCGGCCGGCAGGAGGGCGACGCCGACCTCGAGGCCGACCTCACCGTGGACGACGCCCGGTACCTGGTGGCGAGGGAGTACGGCTTCGAAGGCTGGGCGGCGCTCACCGCCTTCACGGCGCAACCGCCGCGGGCCGGGATGGTGCTGGCCAAGCCGATGGGGCTGGGCCGGGTGGGTGAGGGCGGCGACCTCGAGCTGGTGGCGCCGGAACGGGAGTGGGACCGGGTGCGGGACCGGCTCGTCACGGAGTCGTTCAGCGGGCTCGGCGGCCACGGGCAACTGACCGACGCGCTGCTCGCCGAGCTCCCCCGGGTCGAGTCCCTGCAGATGCTCGACCTGTCGGGCTGTCGCGGGGTGACCGATCGCGGCCTGCGGAGCCTGGCGGCGCTTCCGGGCCTGCGGCGGCTCAACCTGAGTGGCACGCCCATCACCGACGCGGGGCTCGCCGTGCTGCGCGAGTTGCCGGCGCTCCAGGTACTCGAACTGGGCTCGACGCGGGTCACCGACGCCGGGATGACGCACCTGGCGGCCTGCGACGGCCTGGTGCACCTCGACCTCACCGGCACCGCCACCGGCGACGGGGCGATCGCCGCGCTGGCGGGGAAATCTCGGCTGCGCCGGTTCCACAGTGGCCGGGGCGTCACCGACGCGGGGCTCGCGCTGCTGCACCAGGTGCCGGGGTTCCGGACGTGGCACGACGAGCCCCGCCGGATGGAACTGCTGTCGCCGGTGGCGCAGCCCAACCACCTGGTGCTGCGGGGCACCTTCACCGACCGGGGGCTCGCCACCCTGGTGGGGCTCGACGGCCTCTACTCTCTCAACGTGGACGACCCGGGCCTGGCCATCACCGGTGCCGGCCTGGCGCCGCTCCGGGCCCTGCCGCACCTCGAGTGGCTGGCCTGCCAGGCCGATGACGCCACCATGCTGACCATCGCCGCGCTGCCCGCGCTCCGCTTCCTGAGCGTGCAGGACACCGCCACCGGTGACGACGGCTGGGTGGCGCTCAGCCGCTCGCGCACGCTGGAGCGGATCTGGGGGCGGCACTGTCCCAACCTCGGCAACCGCGGGTTCCGGGCACTCGCGGAGCTGCCGGCGCTGGCGGGGCTGTCGGTGAACTGCCGGCACGTGGATGACGACACCCTGGCGCTGCTGCCCCGCTTCCCGGCCCTGCGCGAGCTGATGCCGATGGACATCCCGGATGAGGGGTACCGGCACATCGGCCGGTGCGAGACGCTGGAGTCGGTGGTGCTCATGTACTGCCGGGACACCGGCGACCGTGCCACCGGGCACCTGGCCGGCATGCCACGACTCCGGCGGTACTTCGCCAGCTACACCCGGATCACCGACCGGACGCCGGAGCTGCTTTCCCGGGTCGAGGCACTGGAAGAGGTGGAGTTCTCGTCGTGCGCGGGGCTCACCGACGCCGGCCTCACCCACCCGGCGCGCCTGCCGCGGCTCCGCAGCCTCAAGGTCTCGGGCGGCCGCCGGGTCACGGGGAGCTTCGCTGGTGCGTTCGGGGACGGGGTCCGGGTGCGACACTCGAGCTGGTGA